The following DNA comes from Frankia casuarinae.
GCCGAGGACTACGGCGTCGAGGTGTCGTTCGCCGCCAAGCCGATCCCGGGCGACTGGAACGGCGCCGGCGCGCACACCAACTTCTCCACCAGGCAGACGATGGAGGGCTGGGACGCCATCGTCGCCTGCTGCGAGGCGCTCGGCACCCGGGTGCTGGAGCACGTGACCCACTACGGTCACGGCATCCAGGACCGGCTGACCGGTAAGCACGAGACAGCTCCGTGGAACAAGTTCTCCTGGGGCGCCTCCGACCGCGGCGCGTCGATCCGCATTCCGTGGGCTGTCGAGAAGGCCAAGAAGGGCTGGCTGGAAGACCGCCGCCCGAACGCGAACATGGACCCGTACCTGGTCTCCGCGCTCATGATCGACACCTGCTGCAGCGCCTTGGCCGGCGACAAGCCGACGCTGTTCGTGCCGTCCCAGACCACCCCGACCCCGGCCGAGGCGACCGTCTGACGAACGGTCACCATCCCGGAGTACAGGCGGCCGTGGCGGTGCTCCCGACGACACGACCGCCTGCCGCCCGGTCTTACGGTGGCGCGGTTCCGGCACCACCGGACGTACTAGCCGAAATCCGCGGTCCGCTCGCGCGCGAACACCTCCTCGACGACGGCGCGGGCCAGCGCCGCCGACCGGCGGTGCTCGGCGACGAGCTCGCCGGCCCGGTCGGAGGGGTATCCCGCCGCGCTCGCCATCGCCTCCAGACCGGGCGGGCGGTCGGGGACGACGTCCGGACGCGGCCAGCCGGCCAGCGTGCTCGCGTTGCGGATGCGGGAGGCGGACATCCAGGCCGCGCGCAGGATCTCCGCCTCGCTCGCGTCGAGCAGACCGGCGACGACCGCGGCCCCCAGGCCTTCGAGCGTCGACGTCGTGCGCAGCGTGGGAATCTGCCGGCCGTGGCGCAACTGGAGGATCTGCACCGCCCATTCCACGTCGGTCAGCCCCCCGGGGCCGAACTTCAGGTGCAGCGTACGATCGACTCCCCGTGGGATCCGTTCCCGCTCCATCCGCCCGCGCAGGCGGATGATCTCGTCCAGGGCGCCCGCGGGAAGCGTGGTCGGGTAACGCACCATGTCCGCCAGCCGGCAGAACCGGTAGGCGAGCCCGGGATCACCGGCCAGGGGCTCCGCCCGCAGCAGCGCCTGCGACTCCCACTCCTGCGACCACCGTTGGTAGTAGGCCGCGTACGCCTCCAGCGTGCGCGAGGCCGGGCCGCTGCGCCCCTCCGGACGCAGCGCCGTGTCCAGGCGCAGCGCCGGATCGGGTCCGGGAACGGCCAGCAGCCGGTGCAGCTCACCGACCACCTCGGCGACGGCCCTGCTCGCCCGGTCCGCCGACGCTCCTGGCCTGGCCTCGTGCACGAACAGCACGTCGGCGTCGCTGCCGTAGGACATCTCCGCGCCGCCGAGCCGGCCCATCGCGATCATCGAGATCCGCGCCGGCAACGACTCCGGGTCACCTCCGGCGACCCTGCGCTCGGCGACGAGCAGGGACGCGGCAATGGTGGCGGCCGCGGCGTCCGCCAGCGCCCGGCCCACGGCTGCGACGTCCTGCAGGCCGAGCAGGTCCGCGCAGGCGACCCGGACCAGTTCGACGCGGCGCACCGCCCGGGCCCGCCCGACGGCCTCCTCCCAGTCGGGGTTGCGGTGGGCGATCGCCACCATGGTCCGGACCAGTGCCTCCCGCGGCACCGGGACGAGATCGTCCTCGGTGCGCAGCAGCCGCACCGACTCCGGCGCACGGGCCATCAGGTCCGCCACGTACCGGCTGGTCGCGAGCACCCGGGCGAGCCGGTACGCGGCGCCGGCAGAGTCCCGCAGCAGCCGCATATACCACGGGGTACGCCCGAGTGCCTCGCTGACCCGCCGATAGGCCAGCAGCCCGGCGTCGGGATCGGGGGCGTCGGCGAAGGTGGGCAGCATCGTCGGCAACAGGTGGCGTTGGATCGCGGCCGTCCGGCTCACCCCGCTGGTCAGCGCCTCGATATGGCGCAACGACCGGTCCGGCGCGGCGAAGCCGAGCGCGGCCAGCCGGTCGGCCGCCTCCTGGGGGGTGAGGCGGATCTCCTCCGTCGACAGGCGGGCGACCGCCTCCAGCAACGGCTGGTAGAAGAGCTTCTCGTGCAGCGATCGGACGGATCGGACCACCCGAGCGTGGGCCTCCTCGAACGCCTCCGCCGTGCGCAACCCCATCGACCGGGCCAGCCAGCGCAGCTCGGTGGAATCCCGGGGCAGCGTGTGCACCCGGCGCAGCCGTTGCAGCTGAAGGCGGTGCTCGGCGTTACGGAGAAAACGGTAGGCGTCGGCGAGCCCGGCCGCGTCGCGCCGACCGACGTAGCCGCCGCGGGCCAGACCGTCGATGGCGCCCAGGGTGGAGGCGACCCGCAGCTTGGCATCCACCCGGCCGTGGACGAGTTGCAGCAGCTGGACGGCGAACTCGACGTCGCGCAGGCCGCCCGGGCCCAGCTTGAGATTGCGCTCCGCCTCCGCGCGGGACAGTGTCGACTCCACCCTGCGCCGCATCGCCCGCACGTCGGCCACGAAGCCGGGACGGGAGGCCGCCGTCCACACCATGGGCGCGACCATCGCGCAGAACTCGGCGCCCAACGCCAGGTCTCCCGCGATCGGGCGGGCCTTGAGTAACGCCTGGAACTCCCAGGTCCGGGCCCAGCGACGGTAGTAGGCGTGGTGGCTGGCGAGCGTGCGGACCAGGGC
Coding sequences within:
- a CDS encoding bifunctional [glutamine synthetase] adenylyltransferase/[glutamine synthetase]-adenylyl-L-tyrosine phosphorylase, with the translated sequence MTGRTGTRPPTVGPGPVGAGSVPAHPRGSSVAAQLARLGFTDVDRVETTMRRLGLLTPAVQPPTAGRDVLPGPATVGIVREERLEANVVAGSLAAAADPDRALAALDRLVDALGPAGGAALVGALARHEGLRDRLAAVLGASIALGDHLARHPADWRILEADEVVTTPPDAASVRAGLLRAVGADQDDPAPRAAGDGPQILDALRIAYRRALLVLAARDLTGAVPLDEATAELADLAGFALDAALAVARAGLDPRLPPVRLAVIGMGKCGGRELNYVSDVDVVFVAEPTAPRDAANGTANGGKSGAEPAGPAVLTAATRLAEGLVRAAGTVTAAGALFQVDVGLRPEGRDGALVRTLASHHAYYRRWARTWEFQALLKARPIAGDLALGAEFCAMVAPMVWTAASRPGFVADVRAMRRRVESTLSRAEAERNLKLGPGGLRDVEFAVQLLQLVHGRVDAKLRVASTLGAIDGLARGGYVGRRDAAGLADAYRFLRNAEHRLQLQRLRRVHTLPRDSTELRWLARSMGLRTAEAFEEAHARVVRSVRSLHEKLFYQPLLEAVARLSTEEIRLTPQEAADRLAALGFAAPDRSLRHIEALTSGVSRTAAIQRHLLPTMLPTFADAPDPDAGLLAYRRVSEALGRTPWYMRLLRDSAGAAYRLARVLATSRYVADLMARAPESVRLLRTEDDLVPVPREALVRTMVAIAHRNPDWEEAVGRARAVRRVELVRVACADLLGLQDVAAVGRALADAAAATIAASLLVAERRVAGGDPESLPARISMIAMGRLGGAEMSYGSDADVLFVHEARPGASADRASRAVAEVVGELHRLLAVPGPDPALRLDTALRPEGRSGPASRTLEAYAAYYQRWSQEWESQALLRAEPLAGDPGLAYRFCRLADMVRYPTTLPAGALDEIIRLRGRMERERIPRGVDRTLHLKFGPGGLTDVEWAVQILQLRHGRQIPTLRTTSTLEGLGAAVVAGLLDASEAEILRAAWMSASRIRNASTLAGWPRPDVVPDRPPGLEAMASAAGYPSDRAGELVAEHRRSAALARAVVEEVFARERTADFG